One Cricetulus griseus strain 17A/GY chromosome 5, alternate assembly CriGri-PICRH-1.0, whole genome shotgun sequence genomic window carries:
- the Smg7 gene encoding protein SMG7 isoform X5, whose product MFLQIVIVGENVSFKSQMRTENLKSEEHLKSSNIRQAEVLKAEMTDSKLGPAEVWTSRQALQDLYQKMLVTDLEYALDKKVEQDLWNHAFKNQITTLQGQAKNRANPNRSEVQANLSLFLEAASGFYTQLLQELCTVFNVDLPCRVKSSQLGIISNKQMHTSAIVKPQSSSCSYICQHCLVHLGDIARYRNQTSQAESYYRHAAQLVPSNGQPYNQLAILASSKGDHLTTIFYYCRSIAVKFPFPAASTNLQKALSKALESRDELKTKWGVSDFIKAFIKFHGHVYLSKSLEKLSPLREKLEEQFKRLLFQKAFNSQQLVHVTVINLFQLHHLRDFSNETEQHSYSQDEQLCWTQLLALFMSFLGILCKCPLQNDSQESYNAYPLPAVKVSMDWLRLRPRIFQETVVDEKQYIWPWLISLLNSFHPHEDDLSCTNATPLPEEFELQGFLALRPSFRNLDFSKGHQGITGDKEGQQRRIRQQRLISIGKWIADNQPRLIQCENEVGKLLFITEIPELILEDPSEAKENLILQETSVIESLATDGSPGLKSVLSTGRNPNNSCDTGEKPVVTFKENIKPREVNREQGRSFPPKEVKSQTELRKTPVSEARKTPVTQTPSQANNSQFIPIHHPGAFPPLPSRPGFPPPTYVIPPPVAFSMGSGYTFPAGVSVPGTFLQSTAHSPAGNQVQAGKQSHIPYSQQRPSGPGPMNQGPQQSQPPSQPPLTSLPAQPTAQSTSQLQVQALAQQQQSPTKVIPALGKSPPHHSGFQQYQQADASKQLWNPPQVQGPLGKIMPVKQPYYLQTQDPIKLFEPSLQPPVIQQQPLEKKMKPFPMEPYNHNPSEVKVPEFYWDSSYSMADNRAVMAQQPNMDRRSKRSPGVFRPEQDPVPRMPFEKSLLEKPSELMSHSSSLLSLTGFSVNQERYPNSSMFNEVYGKNLTTSSKAELNPSVASQETSLYSLFEGTPWSPSLPASSDHSTPASQSPHSSNPSSLPSSPPTHNHNSAPFSNFGPIGTPDNRDRRPADRWKTDKPAMGGFGVDYLSTTSSSESSWHQATTPSGTWTGHGPSMEDSSAVLMESLKSIWSSSMMHPGPSALEQLLMQQKQKQQRGQGAMNPPH is encoded by the exons ATTCTAAGCTGGGTCCAGCTGAGGTCTGGACGTCCAGGCAAGCTCTGCAGGACTTGTACCAGAAAATGCTAGTTACTGATCTGGAATATGCTTTAGACAAGAAAGTAGAACAGGATCT cTGGAATCATGCCTTTAAGAATCAGATCACAACACTACAAGGGCAAGCAAAGAATCGAGCAAACCCAAATCGGAGTGAAGTCCAGGCAAACCTTTCTCTATTCCTAGAGGCAGCTAGTGGCTTCTATACTCAG ttattacaGGAACTGTGTACGGTGTTCAATGTAGATTTGCCATGCCGTGTGAAGTCTTCCCAATTGGGAATTATTAGCAATAAACAGATGCACACCAGCGCCATAGTGAAGCCACAGTCTAGCTCCTGTTCCTACATTTGCCAGCACTGCCTCGTCCACCTTGGAGACATTG ctCGATACAGAAACCAGACCAGCCAGGCAGAGTCCTACTATAGGCATGCAGCTCAGCTTGTTCCCTCCAATG GTCAGCCTTACAATCAGTTGGCTATCTTAGCTTCTTCCAAAGGAGACCACCTGACCACAATTTTCTACTACTGCAGAAGCATTGCTGTGAAATTCCCTTTCCCAGCTGCCTCCACTAATCTACAAAAAGCACTTTCTAAAGCACTGGAAAG ccGGGATGAGTTGAAAACCAAGTGGGGTGTTTCTGACTTCATCAAGGCGTTTATTAAATTCCACGGTCATGTATACCTGAGTAAGAGTTTGGAAAAGTTGAGTCCTCTTCGAGAGAAGTTGGAAGAACAGTTTAAG AGGCTGCTATTCCAAAAAGCTTTCAACTCTCAGCAGTTAGTGCATGTCACTGTCATTAACCTGTTTCAACTTCATCATCTTCGTGACTTCAGCAATGAAACAGAGCAGCATAGTTACAGCCAAGATGAACAACTATGCTGGACGCAGTTACTAGCCCTCTTTA TGTCTTTTCTTGGCATCCTGTGCAAATGTCCCCTCCAGAACGATTCTCAGGAGTCCTACAATGCCTATCCCCTCCCTGCAGTCAAGGTCTCCATGGACTGGCTAAGACTCCGACCTCGAATCTTTCAGGAAACAGTAGTGGATGAAAAACAGTA CATTTGGCCCTGgctaatttctcttttaaatagttTCCATCCCCATGAAGATGATCTCTCATGTACTAATG CCACACCTCTTCCAGAGGAGTTTGAATTACAAGGATTCTTGGCTTTAAGACCTTCTTTTAG GAACTTGGATTTTTCCAAAGGCCATCAGGGTATTACAGGAGACAAAGAGGGTCAACAGAGACGAATACGACAGCAGCGTTTGATCTCTATAGGAAAATGGATTGCTGACAATCAGCCACG GCTGATTCAGTGTGAAAACGAGGTAGGGAAACTGTTATTTATCACAGAAATTCCAGAATTAATACTAGAAGACCCCAGTGAAGCCAAAGAGAATCTCATCCTACAAGAAACATCTGTGATAGAGTCACTAGCTACAGATGGGAGCCCAGGACTGAAGTCAGTGCTGTCTACGGGCCGAAATCCAAACAACAGCTgtgacacaggagagaaaccagtGGTCACCTTCAAAGAGAACATTAAGCCACGAGAAGTGAACAGAGAGCAAGGAAGAAGCTTTCCTCCCAAAGAG GTAAAATCCCAGACAGAACTAAGAAAGACTCCAGTGTCTGAAGCCAGGAAAACACCTGTCACTCAAACTCCAAGTCAAGCGAATAATTCTCAGTTCATCCCTATTCATCACCCTGGagccttccctcctcttcccagccgACCAG GGTTCCCGCCCCCAACATATGTTATCCCCCCTCCTGTGGCATTTTCTATGGGCTCAGGTTACACCTTCCCAGCTGGTGTTTCTGTCCCAGGAACCTTTCTTCAGTCTACAGCTCACTCTCCAGCAGGAAACCAGGTGCAAGCTGGGAAACAGTCCCACATTCCTTACAGCCAGCAACGGCCCTCTGGACCAGGGCCAATGAACCAGGGACCTCAACAATCACAGCCACCTTCTCAGCCACCTCTTACATCTTTACCAGCTCAGCCAACAGCACAGTCTACAAGCCAGTTGCAGGTTCAAGCTCTAGCTCAGCAACAGCAATCCCCTACAAAAGTCATACCAGCTTTGGGGAAAAGCCCACCTCACCACTCTGGATTCCAACAG TATCAACAGGCAGATGCCTCCAAACAGCTGTGGAATCCCCCTCAGGTTCAAGGCCCACTAGGGAAAATTATGCCTGTGAAACAGCCCTACTACCTTCAGACCCAAGACCCTATAAAACTGTTTGAGCCGTCATTGCAGCCTCCTGTAATACAGCAGCAGCctctagagaaaaaaatgaagccttTCCCCATGGAGCCATATAACCACAATCCCTCAGAAGTCAAGGTCCCAGAGTTCTACTGGGATTCTTCCTACAGCATGGCTGATAACAGAGCAGTAATGGCACAGCAACCAAATATGGACCGCAGGAGCAAGCGGTCACCAGGAGTCTTCCGTCCAGAGCAGGACCCTGTGCCCAGGATGCCATTTGAG aaatcCTTATTGGAGAAGCCTTCAGAGCTCATGTCACACTCATCTTCTCTCCTGTCCCTCACTGGATTCTCTGTCAATCAG GAGCGATATCCAAACAGCAGTATGTTCAATGAAGTGTATGGGAAGAACCTGACAACCAGCTCCAAGGCAGAACTGAACCCCTCAGTTGCCTCCCAGGAAACATCACTGTACTCCCTTTTTGAAGGGACCCCTTGGTCTCCATCACTTCCTGCCAGTTCAG ATCATTCAACACCAGCCAGCCAGTCTCCTCATTCCTCTAACCCAAGCAGCCTGCCCAGTTCTCCTCCAACACATAACCATAATTCTGCTCCTTTCTCTAATTTTGGACCCATTGGGACTCCAGATAACAGGGATAGGCGGCCGGCAGACCGATGGAAAACTGATAAACCAG CCATGGGTGGTTTTGGCGTTGATTATCTCTCAACAACATCATCATCTGAGAGCAGTTGGCATCAGGCTACCACTCCAAGTGGCACCTGGACAGGCCATGGCCCCTCCATGGAGGATTCCTCTGCTGTCCTCATGGAAAGCCTAAAG
- the Smg7 gene encoding protein SMG7 isoform X4 — protein sequence MFLQIVIVGENVSFKSQMRTENLKSEEHLKSSNIRQAEVLKAEMTDSKLGPAEVWTSRQALQDLYQKMLVTDLEYALDKKVEQDLWNHAFKNQITTLQGQAKNRANPNRSEVQANLSLFLEAASGFYTQLLQELCTVFNVDLPCRVKSSQLGIISNKQMHTSAIVKPQSSSCSYICQHCLVHLGDIARYRNQTSQAESYYRHAAQLVPSNGQPYNQLAILASSKGDHLTTIFYYCRSIAVKFPFPAASTNLQKALSKALESRDELKTKWGVSDFIKAFIKFHGHVYLSKSLEKLSPLREKLEEQFKRLLFQKAFNSQQLVHVTVINLFQLHHLRDFSNETEQHSYSQDEQLCWTQLLALFMSFLGILCKCPLQNDSQESYNAYPLPAVKVSMDWLRLRPRIFQETVVDEKQYIWPWLISLLNSFHPHEDDLSCTNATPLPEEFELQGFLALRPSFRNLDFSKGHQGITGDKEGQQRRIRQQRLISIGKWIADNQPRLIQCENEVGKLLFITEIPELILEDPSEAKENLILQETSVIESLATDGSPGLKSVLSTGRNPNNSCDTGEKPVVTFKENIKPREVNREQGRSFPPKEVRRDCSKGVTKDDAKKDSNKRRAETKRCTLGKLQETGKQSVAVQVKSQTELRKTPVSEARKTPVTQTPSQANNSQFIPIHHPGAFPPLPSRPGFPPPTYVIPPPVAFSMGSGYTFPAGVSVPGTFLQSTAHSPAGNQVQAGKQSHIPYSQQRPSGPGPMNQGPQQSQPPSQPPLTSLPAQPTAQSTSQLQVQALAQQQQSPTKVIPALGKSPPHHSGFQQYQQADASKQLWNPPQVQGPLGKIMPVKQPYYLQTQDPIKLFEPSLQPPVIQQQPLEKKMKPFPMEPYNHNPSEVKVPEFYWDSSYSMADNRAVMAQQPNMDRRSKRSPGVFRPEQDPVPRMPFEKSLLEKPSELMSHSSSLLSLTGFSVNQERYPNSSMFNEVYGKNLTTSSKAELNPSVASQETSLYSLFEGTPWSPSLPASSDHSTPASQSPHSSNPSSLPSSPPTHNHNSAPFSNFGPIGTPDNRDRRPADRWKTDKPAMGGFGVDYLSTTSSSESSWHQATTPSGTWTGHGPSMEDSSAVLMESLKSIWSSSMMHPGPSALEQLLMQQKQKQQRGQGAMNPPH from the exons ATTCTAAGCTGGGTCCAGCTGAGGTCTGGACGTCCAGGCAAGCTCTGCAGGACTTGTACCAGAAAATGCTAGTTACTGATCTGGAATATGCTTTAGACAAGAAAGTAGAACAGGATCT cTGGAATCATGCCTTTAAGAATCAGATCACAACACTACAAGGGCAAGCAAAGAATCGAGCAAACCCAAATCGGAGTGAAGTCCAGGCAAACCTTTCTCTATTCCTAGAGGCAGCTAGTGGCTTCTATACTCAG ttattacaGGAACTGTGTACGGTGTTCAATGTAGATTTGCCATGCCGTGTGAAGTCTTCCCAATTGGGAATTATTAGCAATAAACAGATGCACACCAGCGCCATAGTGAAGCCACAGTCTAGCTCCTGTTCCTACATTTGCCAGCACTGCCTCGTCCACCTTGGAGACATTG ctCGATACAGAAACCAGACCAGCCAGGCAGAGTCCTACTATAGGCATGCAGCTCAGCTTGTTCCCTCCAATG GTCAGCCTTACAATCAGTTGGCTATCTTAGCTTCTTCCAAAGGAGACCACCTGACCACAATTTTCTACTACTGCAGAAGCATTGCTGTGAAATTCCCTTTCCCAGCTGCCTCCACTAATCTACAAAAAGCACTTTCTAAAGCACTGGAAAG ccGGGATGAGTTGAAAACCAAGTGGGGTGTTTCTGACTTCATCAAGGCGTTTATTAAATTCCACGGTCATGTATACCTGAGTAAGAGTTTGGAAAAGTTGAGTCCTCTTCGAGAGAAGTTGGAAGAACAGTTTAAG AGGCTGCTATTCCAAAAAGCTTTCAACTCTCAGCAGTTAGTGCATGTCACTGTCATTAACCTGTTTCAACTTCATCATCTTCGTGACTTCAGCAATGAAACAGAGCAGCATAGTTACAGCCAAGATGAACAACTATGCTGGACGCAGTTACTAGCCCTCTTTA TGTCTTTTCTTGGCATCCTGTGCAAATGTCCCCTCCAGAACGATTCTCAGGAGTCCTACAATGCCTATCCCCTCCCTGCAGTCAAGGTCTCCATGGACTGGCTAAGACTCCGACCTCGAATCTTTCAGGAAACAGTAGTGGATGAAAAACAGTA CATTTGGCCCTGgctaatttctcttttaaatagttTCCATCCCCATGAAGATGATCTCTCATGTACTAATG CCACACCTCTTCCAGAGGAGTTTGAATTACAAGGATTCTTGGCTTTAAGACCTTCTTTTAG GAACTTGGATTTTTCCAAAGGCCATCAGGGTATTACAGGAGACAAAGAGGGTCAACAGAGACGAATACGACAGCAGCGTTTGATCTCTATAGGAAAATGGATTGCTGACAATCAGCCACG GCTGATTCAGTGTGAAAACGAGGTAGGGAAACTGTTATTTATCACAGAAATTCCAGAATTAATACTAGAAGACCCCAGTGAAGCCAAAGAGAATCTCATCCTACAAGAAACATCTGTGATAGAGTCACTAGCTACAGATGGGAGCCCAGGACTGAAGTCAGTGCTGTCTACGGGCCGAAATCCAAACAACAGCTgtgacacaggagagaaaccagtGGTCACCTTCAAAGAGAACATTAAGCCACGAGAAGTGAACAGAGAGCAAGGAAGAAGCTTTCCTCCCAAAGAGGTGAGAAGGGACTGTAGCAAAGGTGTAACTAAGGATGATGCAAAGAAGGACAGCAACAAGAGGAGAGCTGAGACCAAGAGATGCACCTTAGGAAAGTtacaggaaacaggaaagcagAGTGTGGCAGTGCAG GTAAAATCCCAGACAGAACTAAGAAAGACTCCAGTGTCTGAAGCCAGGAAAACACCTGTCACTCAAACTCCAAGTCAAGCGAATAATTCTCAGTTCATCCCTATTCATCACCCTGGagccttccctcctcttcccagccgACCAG GGTTCCCGCCCCCAACATATGTTATCCCCCCTCCTGTGGCATTTTCTATGGGCTCAGGTTACACCTTCCCAGCTGGTGTTTCTGTCCCAGGAACCTTTCTTCAGTCTACAGCTCACTCTCCAGCAGGAAACCAGGTGCAAGCTGGGAAACAGTCCCACATTCCTTACAGCCAGCAACGGCCCTCTGGACCAGGGCCAATGAACCAGGGACCTCAACAATCACAGCCACCTTCTCAGCCACCTCTTACATCTTTACCAGCTCAGCCAACAGCACAGTCTACAAGCCAGTTGCAGGTTCAAGCTCTAGCTCAGCAACAGCAATCCCCTACAAAAGTCATACCAGCTTTGGGGAAAAGCCCACCTCACCACTCTGGATTCCAACAG TATCAACAGGCAGATGCCTCCAAACAGCTGTGGAATCCCCCTCAGGTTCAAGGCCCACTAGGGAAAATTATGCCTGTGAAACAGCCCTACTACCTTCAGACCCAAGACCCTATAAAACTGTTTGAGCCGTCATTGCAGCCTCCTGTAATACAGCAGCAGCctctagagaaaaaaatgaagccttTCCCCATGGAGCCATATAACCACAATCCCTCAGAAGTCAAGGTCCCAGAGTTCTACTGGGATTCTTCCTACAGCATGGCTGATAACAGAGCAGTAATGGCACAGCAACCAAATATGGACCGCAGGAGCAAGCGGTCACCAGGAGTCTTCCGTCCAGAGCAGGACCCTGTGCCCAGGATGCCATTTGAG aaatcCTTATTGGAGAAGCCTTCAGAGCTCATGTCACACTCATCTTCTCTCCTGTCCCTCACTGGATTCTCTGTCAATCAG GAGCGATATCCAAACAGCAGTATGTTCAATGAAGTGTATGGGAAGAACCTGACAACCAGCTCCAAGGCAGAACTGAACCCCTCAGTTGCCTCCCAGGAAACATCACTGTACTCCCTTTTTGAAGGGACCCCTTGGTCTCCATCACTTCCTGCCAGTTCAG ATCATTCAACACCAGCCAGCCAGTCTCCTCATTCCTCTAACCCAAGCAGCCTGCCCAGTTCTCCTCCAACACATAACCATAATTCTGCTCCTTTCTCTAATTTTGGACCCATTGGGACTCCAGATAACAGGGATAGGCGGCCGGCAGACCGATGGAAAACTGATAAACCAG CCATGGGTGGTTTTGGCGTTGATTATCTCTCAACAACATCATCATCTGAGAGCAGTTGGCATCAGGCTACCACTCCAAGTGGCACCTGGACAGGCCATGGCCCCTCCATGGAGGATTCCTCTGCTGTCCTCATGGAAAGCCTAAAG
- the Smg7 gene encoding protein SMG7 isoform X3, translating into MFLQIVIVGENVSFKSQMRTENLKSEEHLKSSNIRQAEVLKAEMTDSKLGPAEVWTSRQALQDLYQKMLVTDLEYALDKKVEQDLWNHAFKNQITTLQGQAKNRANPNRSEVQANLSLFLEAASGFYTQLLQELCTVFNVDLPCRVKSSQLGIISNKQMHTSAIVKPQSSSCSYICQHCLVHLGDIARYRNQTSQAESYYRHAAQLVPSNGQPYNQLAILASSKGDHLTTIFYYCRSIAVKFPFPAASTNLQKALSKALESRDELKTKWGVSDFIKAFIKFHGHVYLSKSLEKLSPLREKLEEQFKRLLFQKAFNSQQLVHVTVINLFQLHHLRDFSNETEQHSYSQDEQLCWTQLLALFMSFLGILCKCPLQNDSQESYNAYPLPAVKVSMDWLRLRPRIFQETVVDEKQYIWPWLISLLNSFHPHEDDLSCTNATPLPEEFELQGFLALRPSFRNLDFSKGHQGITGDKEGQQRRIRQQRLISIGKWIADNQPRLIQCENEVGKLLFITEIPELILEDPSEAKENLILQETSVIESLATDGSPGLKSVLSTGRNPNNSCDTGEKPVVTFKENIKPREVNREQGRSFPPKEVKSQTELRKTPVSEARKTPVTQTPSQANNSQFIPIHHPGAFPPLPSRPGFPPPTYVIPPPVAFSMGSGYTFPAGVSVPGTFLQSTAHSPAGNQVQAGKQSHIPYSQQRPSGPGPMNQGPQQSQPPSQPPLTSLPAQPTAQSTSQLQVQALAQQQQSPTKVIPALGKSPPHHSGFQQYQQADASKQLWNPPQVQGPLGKIMPVKQPYYLQTQDPIKLFEPSLQPPVIQQQPLEKKMKPFPMEPYNHNPSEVKVPEFYWDSSYSMADNRAVMAQQPNMDRRSKRSPGVFRPEQDPVPRMPFEDPKSSPLLPPDLLKSLAALEEEEELIFSNPPDLYPALLGPLASLPGRSLFKSLLEKPSELMSHSSSLLSLTGFSVNQERYPNSSMFNEVYGKNLTTSSKAELNPSVASQETSLYSLFEGTPWSPSLPASSDHSTPASQSPHSSNPSSLPSSPPTHNHNSAPFSNFGPIGTPDNRDRRPADRWKTDKPAMGGFGVDYLSTTSSSESSWHQATTPSGTWTGHGPSMEDSSAVLMESLKSIWSSSMMHPGPSALEQLLMQQKQKQQRGQGAMNPPH; encoded by the exons ATTCTAAGCTGGGTCCAGCTGAGGTCTGGACGTCCAGGCAAGCTCTGCAGGACTTGTACCAGAAAATGCTAGTTACTGATCTGGAATATGCTTTAGACAAGAAAGTAGAACAGGATCT cTGGAATCATGCCTTTAAGAATCAGATCACAACACTACAAGGGCAAGCAAAGAATCGAGCAAACCCAAATCGGAGTGAAGTCCAGGCAAACCTTTCTCTATTCCTAGAGGCAGCTAGTGGCTTCTATACTCAG ttattacaGGAACTGTGTACGGTGTTCAATGTAGATTTGCCATGCCGTGTGAAGTCTTCCCAATTGGGAATTATTAGCAATAAACAGATGCACACCAGCGCCATAGTGAAGCCACAGTCTAGCTCCTGTTCCTACATTTGCCAGCACTGCCTCGTCCACCTTGGAGACATTG ctCGATACAGAAACCAGACCAGCCAGGCAGAGTCCTACTATAGGCATGCAGCTCAGCTTGTTCCCTCCAATG GTCAGCCTTACAATCAGTTGGCTATCTTAGCTTCTTCCAAAGGAGACCACCTGACCACAATTTTCTACTACTGCAGAAGCATTGCTGTGAAATTCCCTTTCCCAGCTGCCTCCACTAATCTACAAAAAGCACTTTCTAAAGCACTGGAAAG ccGGGATGAGTTGAAAACCAAGTGGGGTGTTTCTGACTTCATCAAGGCGTTTATTAAATTCCACGGTCATGTATACCTGAGTAAGAGTTTGGAAAAGTTGAGTCCTCTTCGAGAGAAGTTGGAAGAACAGTTTAAG AGGCTGCTATTCCAAAAAGCTTTCAACTCTCAGCAGTTAGTGCATGTCACTGTCATTAACCTGTTTCAACTTCATCATCTTCGTGACTTCAGCAATGAAACAGAGCAGCATAGTTACAGCCAAGATGAACAACTATGCTGGACGCAGTTACTAGCCCTCTTTA TGTCTTTTCTTGGCATCCTGTGCAAATGTCCCCTCCAGAACGATTCTCAGGAGTCCTACAATGCCTATCCCCTCCCTGCAGTCAAGGTCTCCATGGACTGGCTAAGACTCCGACCTCGAATCTTTCAGGAAACAGTAGTGGATGAAAAACAGTA CATTTGGCCCTGgctaatttctcttttaaatagttTCCATCCCCATGAAGATGATCTCTCATGTACTAATG CCACACCTCTTCCAGAGGAGTTTGAATTACAAGGATTCTTGGCTTTAAGACCTTCTTTTAG GAACTTGGATTTTTCCAAAGGCCATCAGGGTATTACAGGAGACAAAGAGGGTCAACAGAGACGAATACGACAGCAGCGTTTGATCTCTATAGGAAAATGGATTGCTGACAATCAGCCACG GCTGATTCAGTGTGAAAACGAGGTAGGGAAACTGTTATTTATCACAGAAATTCCAGAATTAATACTAGAAGACCCCAGTGAAGCCAAAGAGAATCTCATCCTACAAGAAACATCTGTGATAGAGTCACTAGCTACAGATGGGAGCCCAGGACTGAAGTCAGTGCTGTCTACGGGCCGAAATCCAAACAACAGCTgtgacacaggagagaaaccagtGGTCACCTTCAAAGAGAACATTAAGCCACGAGAAGTGAACAGAGAGCAAGGAAGAAGCTTTCCTCCCAAAGAG GTAAAATCCCAGACAGAACTAAGAAAGACTCCAGTGTCTGAAGCCAGGAAAACACCTGTCACTCAAACTCCAAGTCAAGCGAATAATTCTCAGTTCATCCCTATTCATCACCCTGGagccttccctcctcttcccagccgACCAG GGTTCCCGCCCCCAACATATGTTATCCCCCCTCCTGTGGCATTTTCTATGGGCTCAGGTTACACCTTCCCAGCTGGTGTTTCTGTCCCAGGAACCTTTCTTCAGTCTACAGCTCACTCTCCAGCAGGAAACCAGGTGCAAGCTGGGAAACAGTCCCACATTCCTTACAGCCAGCAACGGCCCTCTGGACCAGGGCCAATGAACCAGGGACCTCAACAATCACAGCCACCTTCTCAGCCACCTCTTACATCTTTACCAGCTCAGCCAACAGCACAGTCTACAAGCCAGTTGCAGGTTCAAGCTCTAGCTCAGCAACAGCAATCCCCTACAAAAGTCATACCAGCTTTGGGGAAAAGCCCACCTCACCACTCTGGATTCCAACAG TATCAACAGGCAGATGCCTCCAAACAGCTGTGGAATCCCCCTCAGGTTCAAGGCCCACTAGGGAAAATTATGCCTGTGAAACAGCCCTACTACCTTCAGACCCAAGACCCTATAAAACTGTTTGAGCCGTCATTGCAGCCTCCTGTAATACAGCAGCAGCctctagagaaaaaaatgaagccttTCCCCATGGAGCCATATAACCACAATCCCTCAGAAGTCAAGGTCCCAGAGTTCTACTGGGATTCTTCCTACAGCATGGCTGATAACAGAGCAGTAATGGCACAGCAACCAAATATGGACCGCAGGAGCAAGCGGTCACCAGGAGTCTTCCGTCCAGAGCAGGACCCTGTGCCCAGGATGCCATTTGAG GACCCCAAGAGCTCCCCTCTGCTTCCTCCGGACCTGTTAAAGAGTCTGGCTGccttggaggaagaggaagagctgaTCTTTTCTAACCCTCCTGATCTTTACCCAGCTCTGCTGGGTCCTCTCGCCTCTCTTCCTGGACGAAGCCTCTTT aaatcCTTATTGGAGAAGCCTTCAGAGCTCATGTCACACTCATCTTCTCTCCTGTCCCTCACTGGATTCTCTGTCAATCAG GAGCGATATCCAAACAGCAGTATGTTCAATGAAGTGTATGGGAAGAACCTGACAACCAGCTCCAAGGCAGAACTGAACCCCTCAGTTGCCTCCCAGGAAACATCACTGTACTCCCTTTTTGAAGGGACCCCTTGGTCTCCATCACTTCCTGCCAGTTCAG ATCATTCAACACCAGCCAGCCAGTCTCCTCATTCCTCTAACCCAAGCAGCCTGCCCAGTTCTCCTCCAACACATAACCATAATTCTGCTCCTTTCTCTAATTTTGGACCCATTGGGACTCCAGATAACAGGGATAGGCGGCCGGCAGACCGATGGAAAACTGATAAACCAG CCATGGGTGGTTTTGGCGTTGATTATCTCTCAACAACATCATCATCTGAGAGCAGTTGGCATCAGGCTACCACTCCAAGTGGCACCTGGACAGGCCATGGCCCCTCCATGGAGGATTCCTCTGCTGTCCTCATGGAAAGCCTAAAG